One segment of Chionomys nivalis chromosome 3, mChiNiv1.1, whole genome shotgun sequence DNA contains the following:
- the Crybb2 gene encoding beta-crystallin B2: MASDHQTQAGKPQPLNPKIIIFEQENFQGHSHELSGPCPNLKETGMEKAGSILVQAGPWVGYEQANCKGEQFVFEKGEYPRWDSWTSSRRTDSLSSLRPIKVDSQEHKIILYENPNFTGKKMEIVDDDVPSFHAHGYQEKVSSVRVQSGTWVGYQYPGYRGLQYLLEKGDYKDNSDFGAPHPQVQSVRRIRDMQWHQRGTFHPSS, translated from the exons ATGGCCTCAGACCACCAGACACAGGCGGGCAAGCCCCAGCCCCTCAACCCCAAG ATCATCATCTTTGAACAGGAGAACTTCCAGGGTCACTCCCATGAGCTCAGCGGGCCCTGCCCCAACCTCAAGGAGACTGGCATGGAGAAGGCAGGCTCCATCCTGGTGCAGGCTGGACC TTGGGTGGGCTATGAGCAGGCCAATTGCAAGGGCGAGCAGTTTGTGTTTGAAAAGGGCGAATACCCACGCTGGGACTCTTGGACCAGCAGCCGGAGGACAGACTCCCTGAGCTCTCTGAGGCCCATCAAAGTG GACAGCCAAGAGCACAAGATCATCCTGTATGAGAACCCCAACTTTACTGGTAAGAAGATGGAGATTGTAGATGATGATGTGCCCAGTTTCCACGCCCATGGGTACCAGGAGAAGGTGTCTTCTGTGCGGGTGCAGAGCGGCAC GTGGGTTGGGTACCAGTACCCTGGCTACCGTGGGCTGCAGTACCTGCTGGAGAAGGGGGATTACAAGGACAACAGCGACTTCGGGGCCCCTCACCCCCAGGTACAGTCTGTGCGTCGCATCCGTGACATGCAGTGGCACCAGAGAGGCACCTTCCACCCCTCCAGCTAA